ATTGTCATTATATTTTGTGTGATGATTTCTGTGTGTGATATTTAAGAAGTAACTTTCTATGCCTAAGATCACAAAtacttttttctattattttctttctagacTTGAGATTTTCAGCATCAACCTACCTGACATGTTGGGCCAGATAGTCTAAGTTCAGATTTTCTCTCAACATTGTCAAATATTTATTGGTGTAGCAAAATTGAACCCTGGTCCTAGCAATTCTGCAGATTTAGCTTTTATATTGAGGTTTGTGATCTATTTTGGTATCAGTTCacttcggttcagttgctcagtcatgtccgactctttgggacccatgaatcacagcacgccaggcctccctgtccatcaccaactcccggagttcactcagactcatgtccatcaagtcagtgatgccatccagccatctcatccttggtggtccccttctcccccgtcccaatccttcccagcatcagagtcttttccaataagtcaactcttcgcatgaggtggccaaagtactggagtttcagctatagcatcattccttccaaagaagtcccagggctgatctccttcagaatggattggttgcatctccttgcagtccaagggactctcaagagtcttctccaacaccatagctcaaatgcatcaattcttcagcgctcagccgtcttcacagtccaactctcacatccatacatgaccacaggaaaaaccatagccttgaatagacggacctagtcagcaaagtagtgtctctgcttttgaatatgctatctaggttggtcataactttccttccaaggagtaaacatcttttaatttcatggatgcagtcaccatctgcagtgattctggagccaaaacaataaagtctgacactgtttccactgttaccccatgtatttcccaggaagtgatgggactggatcccattatctttgttttctgaatgttgagctttaagccaactttttcactctcctctttcactttcatcaagaggcttttgagttcctcttcactttctgccataagggtggtgtcatctgcatagctgaggttattgatatttctcccggcaatcttgattctagcttgtgtttcttccagtccagcatttctcatgatgtactctgcatagaagttaaataagcagggtgacaatatacagccttgatgtactccttttcctatttggaaccagtctgttgttccatgtccagttctaactgttgcttcctgacctgcatacagatttctcaagaggcaggtcaggtggtctggtattctcatctctctaagaattttccacagtttactgtgatccacacagtcaaaggctttgatatagtcaataaatctgaaatagatgtttttctggaactctcttgctttttccatgatccagcagatgttggcaatttgatctcttgtttcttctgccttttctaaaaccagcttgaacatcaggaagttcatggttcaggtattgctgaaggctggcttggagaattttgagcatttctttactagggCAAGACtgctagagttttgccaagaaaatgcactggtcagagcaaaccccacttccaacaacacaagagaagactctacacatggacatcaccagatggtcaacaccgaaatcagattgattatattctttgcagccaaagatggagaagctctatacagtcaacaaaaacaagaccaggagctgactgtggctcagatcattaactccttattgccaaattcagacttaaattgatgaaagtagggaaaaccgctagaccattcaggtatgacctaagtcaaatcccttatgattatacagtggaagtgagaaatagatttaagggtctagatctgatagatagagtgcctgatgaactatggaatgaggttcatgacattgtacaggagacagggatcaagaccatccccatggaaaggaaatgcaaaaaagcaaaatggccgtctggagaggccttacaaatagctgtgaaaagaagagaggcgaaaagcaaaggagaaaaggaaagatataagcatctgaatgcagagttccaaagaatagcgagataagagagccttcttcagcaatcagtgcaaagaaatagaggaaaagaacagaatgggaaagactagagatctcttcaagaaaattagagataccaaggaaacatttcctgcaaagatgggctcgataaaggacagaaatggtatggacctaacagaagcagaagatattaagaagaggtggcaagaatacacagaagtgtacaaaaaagatgttcatgacacagataatcacgatggtgtgatcactcatccagacatcctggaatgtgaagtcagtgggctttagaaagcatcactacaaacaaagctagtggaggtgatggaattccagttgagctgcttcaaatcctgaaagatgatactgtgaaagtgctgcactcaatatgccagcaaatttggaaaactcagcagtggccacaggactggaaaaggtcagttttcattccaatcccaaagaaaggcaatgccagaaatgctcaaactactgcacaactgcactcatcgcacatgctagtaaagtaatgctcaaaattctccaagccaggcttcagcaatatgtgaaccgtgaacttcctgatgttcaagctggttttagaaaaggcagagaaaccagagaccaaattgccaatatccgctggatcatggaaaaagcaagagagtccagaaaaacatctacttctgctttattgactatgccaaagcctttgactgtgtggatcacaataaactgtggaaaattcttagagagatgagaataccagaccacctgacctgcctcttgagaaatctgtatgcaggtcaggaagcaacagttagaactggacatggaacaacagactggttccaaataggaaaaggagtacatcaaggctgtatattgtcaccctgcttatttaacttctatgcagagtacatcatgagaaatgctggactggaagaaacacaagctagaatcaagattgccgggagaaatatcaataacctcagctatgcagatgacaccacccttatggcagaaagtgaagaggaactcaaaagcctcttgatgaaagtgaaagaggagagtgaaaaagttggcttaaagctcaacattcagaaaacgaagatcatggtatctggtcctatcacttcctgggaaacagtggaaacagtgtcagactttattgttttggctccagaatcactgcagatggtgattgcatccatgaaattaaaagacacttactccttggaaggaaagttatgaccaacctagatagcatattcaaaagcagagacactactttgccgactaaggtccgtctaataaaggctatggtttttcctgtggtcatgtatggatgtgagagttggactgtgaagaaggtgcaccaaagaattgatgcatttgagctatggtgttggagaagactcttgagagtcccttggactgcaaggagatgcaaccaatccattctgaaggagatcagccctgggacttctttggaaggaatgatgctatagctgaaactccagtactttgtccccctcatgcgaagagttgacttattggaaaagactttgatgctggaagtagttgggggcaggaggagaaggggatgacagaggatgacatggctgcatggcatgactgactcgatggacatgaatctgagtgaactctgccagttggtgatggacatggaggccgggggtgctgtgattcatggagttgtgaggagtcggacacaactgagcgactgaactgaactgaacttactagcatgtgagatgagtgctgttgtgcggtagtttgagcattctttggcattgcctttctttgggattggaatgaaaactgaccttttccagtcctgtggccactgctgagttttccaaatttgctggcatattgagtgcagcactttcacagtatcatctttcaggatttgaagtagctcaactggaattccatcacctccactagctttgtttgtagtgatgctttctaaagcccactgacttcacattccaggatgtctggatgagtgatcacaccatcgtgattatctgtgtcatgaacatcttttttgtacacttctgtgtattcttgccacctcttcttaatatcttctgcttctgttaggtccataccatttctgtcctttatcgagcccatctttgcaggaaatgtttccttggtatctctaattttcttgaagagatctctagtctttcccattctgttcttttcctctatttctttgcactgattgctgaagaaggctctcttatctcgctattctttggaactctgcattcagatgcttatatctttccttttctcctttgcttttcgcctctcttcttttcacagctatttgtaaggcctctccagacggccattttgcttttttgcatttcctttccatggggatggtcttgatccctgtctcctgtacaatgtcatgaacctcattccatagttcatcaggcactctatttatcagatctagacccttaaatctatttctcacttccactgtataatcataagggatttgacttaggtcatacctaaggtctagcagttttccctactttcatcaatttaagtctgaatttggcaataaggagttaatgatctgagccacagtcagctcctggtcttgtttttgttgactgtatagtgcttctccatctttggctgcaaagcatataatcaatctgatttcggtgttgaccatctggtgatgtccatgtgtagagtcttctcttgtgttgttggaagagggtgtttgctctgaccagtggattttcttggcaaaactctgttagtttttgccctgcttcattcttcattccaaggccaaatttgcctgttacgccaaatgtttcttgacttcctacttttgcattctaatccccaataatgaaaaggacatcgtttttgggtgttagttcttaaaggtcttgtaggtcttcatagaaccattcaactttagcttcttcagcattactggttggggcatagacttggattactgtgatattgagtggtttgccttggaaatgtacagagatcattctgtcatttttgagattgcatccaattactgcatttcagactctttttttgaccatttatttatttatttttggctgcactgggcctccCTTGCTCCTTGCattgctcaggctttctctggttgtggcaagcgGGGTCTATCCTTCAttctggtgcatgggcttctcattgtggtggcttccgttgttacagagcacagactccaggtgcttgggcttcagtggctgtggtgCATGGACAtagttgctccaaagcatgtagaatcttcctggaccaggaatcaaacctgtgtccctgcatttgcaggtggattctaatcCACTCTGCCACCAGGTAAGTCTTATTGCCTCAGTTTTACAGAGGAGTAAACTGAGGCAAAAAGAGGTGATAACATATGTGTTTAATTTAAGATAAGGATTGAGGcctcttttttttatatatgaataaatagTTGTTCTAGCAACATTTGAAATATGGAAAGACCATTCTTTACTATGAAGTTGCCTTGGCACCCCTATCAGAAAACAGCTGACCACATACAGACTTTATATCTACTTCTGGAagctctgttttgttccattaagACGTATGTCTGTCTTTACACCTATACTACACTGGCTTGAAATATGAGTTCCGATCAGGTGGGTGTATGTTTTCCAAATCTGTTTTTTTAAGAGTTGTTTTTGACTGTTCTtgttctttgcatttctgtgtgtgtgtgtgtgtgtgtgtgtgtgtgtgtgtattagtatCAGATTGTCGACATATACTTCCTCTCCTCAAAGAAATCCCTGTTGAAATTATGCTGcacattgcattgaatctataaatcagCCTTGGGAGACTTGATACCTTAACAATATTTAGTTTTCCAATTCATAAActtggtgtatttctccatttattacaggctttaaaatttctttcttggaACCTGTGCTTAGCCAAATCTCTGGGGTCTGGCTCGTGCCTCTGGCTCACCTGTTCCTGCAGCCATGTctttccagcagcagcagcagcagtgcctgccCCAGATGACAAGCAGCCCTGTCAGCCACCCCCTGTCAAATGTCAAGAGGCATGTGCACCTAAAACCAAGGATCCATGTGCTCCCCAGGCCAAGAAGCAATGCCCAGCCAAGGACACAGCAATCCCAGCCCAGCAGAAGTGTCCTGCAACCAGCAAGCCCCCTAGAGTAAATAGAAGTAAGAATGGACTGAGAGATACTTGCCCGCCAACCAGGCTACCGGATGCagccttctctttctcctgctcCTTTTCTGATCCTCAGCTCTGGGATTTGCCCTCCTCTCCCATCTTCTCCTCCTCAGGGTCCAAGGAAACATTGTCAGGATTTCTTCCCATGGAACCCCTTGTCTCATACATCCCCTTGCTCCCAGTATATTCTTCTGTTCCCCACTCTGACTCTCTCCTAGATGAACATGAGTGAGGTCCCAGCTTCTCCAGCTTCCAGTTTGGCCACAGCCGTGGCCCCATCCATGTCCTAAAGCAAGAAATATATCTGGGCTGATTCTAGGGCTTCCACCTTGACTCATGGGGACACCAGAGGCTGATGCATAGCTTCTGTATCATTCCCTTTCCCAATTCCCCATCCATGAGCTTCCCTCCTATTTCTTCCACTAATAAATCTGtgcttcatattaaaaaaaattatctctccAAGCAAgattttgtagtttatttttatttcagatcttACCCCTATactttgttaaatatatttataattattccatgtttttatatttaaaattttaattttcaacagtttttgattaatatacagaaatatgatTGTTTTgtatatactttataattttgaACTTCTTTAAATTCAATTCACATGTTTTAGTAAATTTTAGTAAATTTCTTCAAATCCTTTATTGGCTCAGTCTTATCATATACAAATAAGACTGTTCTTCATTCCTTTCTACTCTGTAtacttttgtttattatttcttgtcttattgcaaTGACTAGAAACTCTGTGgtggctagttttttttttttttttccctcccaactCAAACCTAAGTTCTTAAATCTCAGTCTAATTGATTGTTTTAGAACAAAGAAAATAGTCTGGTATGGATTTCCCAATAACACTTCTTTATGGCCAGCAATAAATGATAGCAATTTGATATGTAAAGTGGAAAGAATTTGCTCTTTCCTTCATTCATACCCATTTGAAGGaccaaacaaaatattttaagaaatatatggCTAGTGTTTTAGGTAACACTAGACAGCCTGTTGAGGCTAGTTACTTAACTTTGGTGAAATTACACAGTAATCTGTTGGAATATGAGGCAAGGACCTCATTTGCTCTCTCTTACATTATATCTCTGTTGCTTAGAATAATGCTTGACACAAATGcaaattgaataaatatttgttgaccaaAGAAAATTATTACTAGGGTCCCTGAGTTTAATGTCATTCAGAAAGAATGGGTAGGAATATCTAAATATAGACATTATTTCAGCATAATTTTGTAAACAAGAGAAGGTACTGTAGTAGATAAGTTCATTCCTGAAGCACCTCCATGACCACACAGGCAGAAAGAGAGTAccatttatatattctttctgtgcattatattttaaagctgcaaaaaatgttttaaaacatgagAGGGCATGAGTGTAAAAAATTGATAGTCCCTAGACCAATTATGAAAGGGTTTCATTGAGGCACAAGCTTAGCTGATAAGATAAACTAG
The sequence above is a segment of the Ovis aries strain OAR_USU_Benz2616 breed Rambouillet chromosome 12, ARS-UI_Ramb_v3.0, whole genome shotgun sequence genome. Coding sequences within it:
- the LOC121820762 gene encoding uncharacterized protein LOC121820762, whose amino-acid sequence is ISLGRLDTLTIFSFPIHKLGVFLHLLQALKFLSWNLCLAKSLGSGSCLWLTCSCSHVFPAAAAAVPAPDDKQPCQPPPVKCQEACAPKTKDPCAPQAKKQCPAKDTAIPAQQKCPATSKPPRVNRSKNGLRDTCPPTRLPDAAFSFSCSFSDPQLWDLPSSPIFSSSGSKETLSGFLPMEPLVSYIPLLPVYSSVPHSDSLLDEHE